In Rhodopirellula islandica, the following proteins share a genomic window:
- the coxB gene encoding cytochrome c oxidase subunit II: protein MNFAASQSALDPAGVGADSIADLFWVMLFGGSLIWLIVVGLAVYAIVFPGQHDQKKTRMLVIGGGAVFPTLVLTALLAYGLAMLPELQRPAPDGSQVIEVTGVRWWWRVVYQTTDGNKVETANEIHLPVNEPIEFKLKSDDVIHAFWIPSLGGKIDMIPGRENRLKLVPNRIGVYRGVCAEYCGEAHTQMAFDVMVESREDYDEWLRQQKTPAVEMSGLAKRGQRVFESSGCGACHAIRGTSSDGVVGPDLTHFGSRRSIGASVMPNNPDNLTRWVTETHRIKPGVEMPTFEVLNDAELQSLVRYLGELK, encoded by the coding sequence ATGAACTTTGCTGCCTCCCAGTCCGCTCTCGATCCCGCCGGTGTCGGTGCCGATTCGATTGCGGACTTGTTTTGGGTGATGTTGTTCGGTGGAAGTTTGATTTGGCTGATCGTGGTCGGGTTAGCAGTCTATGCGATTGTGTTCCCGGGTCAGCATGACCAGAAGAAGACACGAATGCTTGTCATTGGTGGCGGGGCCGTTTTCCCGACGTTGGTTTTGACGGCGCTCCTGGCGTACGGGTTGGCGATGTTGCCCGAGCTGCAACGCCCGGCTCCGGATGGCAGCCAGGTGATTGAGGTCACCGGGGTTCGATGGTGGTGGCGAGTTGTCTACCAAACGACAGACGGAAACAAGGTGGAGACCGCCAACGAAATTCATTTGCCGGTGAACGAACCCATCGAATTTAAGCTGAAGAGCGACGACGTGATCCATGCGTTTTGGATTCCTTCGTTGGGCGGCAAGATCGACATGATTCCTGGTCGCGAAAATCGGTTGAAGCTGGTGCCCAATCGAATCGGTGTCTATCGCGGTGTGTGCGCCGAATACTGCGGTGAGGCCCACACGCAGATGGCGTTTGATGTGATGGTGGAGTCACGAGAGGATTACGACGAGTGGCTACGCCAACAAAAAACGCCCGCGGTCGAAATGTCAGGCTTGGCGAAACGAGGTCAACGCGTCTTTGAGTCGTCCGGTTGTGGCGCTTGCCATGCGATTCGCGGAACGTCGTCTGACGGAGTTGTCGGTCCCGACTTGACGCACTTTGGTAGTCGCCGAAGCATCGGTGCGTCTGTGATGCCAAACAATCCGGACAATCTGACTCGCTGGGTCACCGAAACTCATCGCATCAAACCGGGAGTGGAGATGCCTACGTTTGAAGTCTTGAATGATGCCGAGCTGCAATCGTTGGTTCGCTACTTGGGGGAATTGAAGTGA
- a CDS encoding MgtC/SapB family protein, protein MLDSLDITQLQTIATAGGLGALLGIEREFARKPAGIRTHIFVCAGSSLMMLLAQEAVNHFQSREPDSLLSADPIRVLQAIVVGISFLGAGTIVHQKGEQVEGLTTAASIFLTAGIGVATAVERVALATSVAIAAVFVLLIVGCIEHRIAKWVIRRSKTSSAKNSSEEPQDRR, encoded by the coding sequence ATGCTAGACAGTCTCGACATCACCCAATTGCAAACCATCGCTACCGCTGGTGGCCTGGGCGCTTTGCTGGGAATCGAACGTGAGTTCGCTCGCAAGCCCGCTGGAATCCGGACTCACATTTTCGTTTGCGCGGGATCATCGCTGATGATGCTGCTGGCTCAGGAAGCAGTGAATCACTTCCAATCTCGCGAGCCCGATTCGCTCCTCAGCGCGGACCCGATTCGTGTCCTTCAAGCGATCGTGGTTGGCATCAGTTTCCTAGGTGCCGGGACGATCGTTCATCAGAAAGGCGAACAGGTCGAAGGACTGACAACAGCGGCGAGCATTTTTCTGACGGCTGGCATCGGTGTCGCAACCGCTGTGGAACGAGTGGCACTGGCAACCAGCGTCGCGATCGCGGCCGTGTTCGTGCTTCTCATTGTGGGATGCATCGAACATCGCATCGCAAAGTGGGTGATTCGAAGGTCCAAAACGAGTTCGGCAAAGAATAGCTCAGAAGAGCCTCAAGACCGACGCTAA
- a CDS encoding DedA family protein, with amino-acid sequence MDQWIETVLEQFGAFGVGMLMLLENVFPPIPSELVMPWAGYSVSQGQSSFLAVVISGSLGSFAGAWAWYWGARRIGKQRLAAWVDQHGAWLTISRDDIDRVDRWFGEWGAAAVLLCRLVPGLRTLISVPAGFAEMPPFKFSVYTAVGTVAWTSLLAVIGWWLGKNYGDLAGPLSWVSTGVIALMVAIWLYRLVQQRRMRARSTTHG; translated from the coding sequence ATGGATCAGTGGATCGAAACAGTCTTGGAGCAGTTTGGAGCGTTCGGCGTCGGAATGTTGATGCTCCTGGAAAACGTGTTCCCTCCCATTCCATCTGAGTTGGTGATGCCTTGGGCGGGGTACTCCGTCAGCCAGGGACAGTCTTCTTTTCTCGCGGTTGTCATTTCCGGTAGCCTTGGATCCTTTGCAGGGGCGTGGGCGTGGTACTGGGGCGCACGTCGAATCGGAAAACAACGTTTGGCGGCGTGGGTGGATCAGCATGGTGCCTGGCTGACCATCAGCCGTGACGACATTGACCGGGTCGATCGTTGGTTTGGAGAGTGGGGTGCCGCAGCCGTGCTTTTGTGTCGTTTGGTTCCCGGTTTGAGAACGTTGATCAGCGTTCCCGCTGGCTTTGCAGAGATGCCCCCCTTCAAGTTCTCCGTTTACACCGCCGTCGGGACGGTCGCTTGGACCTCGCTGTTGGCCGTGATCGGCTGGTGGCTCGGTAAGAATTACGGCGATCTCGCCGGTCCGCTCAGTTGGGTCAGCACAGGAGTGATCGCTTTGATGGTGGCGATCTGGCTCTACCGGTTGGTTCAGCAACGTCGTATGCGAGCCCGTAGCACAACGCACGGATGA
- a CDS encoding response regulator, which produces MVELNWKVAQELPLPTIGMGNVLVVDDVAVMRTIISRVLSDLQVESVQASDGREAFEWLSKRAFNAVITDIEMPNWSGFDLVDAMRRSKDQRVATMPVIVTSTLASKAVARRARQYVGVYFLQKPISVSRLSVTLKMVATSRWLHERFSAGQEIGL; this is translated from the coding sequence ATGGTTGAACTGAATTGGAAGGTTGCCCAGGAACTGCCGCTACCAACGATTGGCATGGGAAATGTTTTGGTCGTGGACGATGTCGCCGTGATGCGAACGATCATCTCAAGAGTTTTGAGTGACCTGCAGGTTGAAAGCGTGCAGGCTTCCGACGGTCGCGAAGCATTCGAATGGTTGTCCAAGCGGGCTTTCAACGCTGTGATCACCGACATCGAAATGCCAAATTGGAGTGGCTTTGATTTGGTCGATGCAATGCGGAGGTCAAAGGATCAGCGAGTGGCAACCATGCCGGTGATTGTGACGAGCACGCTGGCAAGCAAGGCAGTCGCTCGGAGAGCACGGCAGTACGTTGGGGTGTATTTCCTGCAGAAACCAATCTCCGTCTCACGGTTGAGCGTCACGCTGAAGATGGTTGCCACCAGCCGTTGGCTGCATGAGCGATTTTCGGCTGGTCAAGAGATTGGCCTTTGA
- a CDS encoding nucleoside deaminase, with amino-acid sequence MSSSSAVRSDMLRQWMKSVVSVTIEGVASGEHPFGAGVFTEDGRQIAVAHNEVVTRCDPTAHAEILAIGKAAKKLRGPDLSGLWIVSTGEPCPMCLAAIGLAGIQRVAYGASAATIEAANFGTLGLKASDLASQLSPAIELTGGVLEYDCSALLINHRRKDQGDG; translated from the coding sequence ATGTCTTCATCCTCGGCAGTTCGCAGCGATATGCTTCGCCAGTGGATGAAGTCTGTTGTGTCGGTGACGATCGAGGGAGTGGCCAGCGGCGAGCATCCGTTTGGTGCTGGCGTCTTCACCGAGGACGGAAGGCAAATCGCCGTTGCTCACAACGAAGTGGTCACACGCTGTGATCCGACAGCCCATGCAGAGATTCTGGCCATCGGGAAGGCTGCCAAAAAGCTTCGGGGGCCGGACCTGTCAGGTTTATGGATCGTTTCAACCGGCGAGCCCTGCCCGATGTGTCTGGCTGCAATCGGGTTGGCAGGGATCCAACGAGTTGCGTATGGAGCGTCCGCAGCAACCATCGAGGCGGCCAACTTCGGCACCTTGGGATTGAAGGCCAGTGATCTCGCAAGTCAGTTGTCGCCGGCCATTGAACTGACCGGCGGTGTCTTGGAGTATGACTGTTCGGCTCTTCTGATCAATCATCGAAGGAAGGATCAGGGCGATGGTTGA
- a CDS encoding zinc ribbon domain-containing protein: protein MNDTQQDTAPLNHTPCPGCGKQVDDRVPACPRCGEKIYVEHPGGITPTKHEPLPANDPRK, encoded by the coding sequence ATGAACGACACTCAACAAGACACCGCCCCTCTGAATCACACGCCTTGCCCCGGGTGCGGGAAGCAGGTGGATGATCGCGTTCCGGCTTGCCCTCGATGCGGCGAGAAGATCTACGTCGAACATCCGGGCGGGATCACTCCGACCAAGCACGAGCCTTTGCCGGCGAACGATCCCAGGAAGTAG